From a region of the Haematobia irritans isolate KBUSLIRL chromosome 4, ASM5000362v1, whole genome shotgun sequence genome:
- the LOC142236230 gene encoding uncharacterized protein LOC142236230 — protein MGKKAKKEKKPKDDPNKLTQVDRTFYELTITDLNQKLARLRSHLVTLDENNVNLKDQLKTITEERTDIAAHLEKALAERTDTITELEERLVEITKVRNKEKAEAAEQIRELEGKYKAMHDQLTSEIKLLNGKLNSLDEFRIQRDVLMAKFDDQEAEAKEKERLHQELIYNMEQKAVVEKDALKKEVEAKLLQVSEDFTRSSEIRNAGYTRRLIRENIALQKEIDSLVLSQIRMQEEHKENLAKRQEMAEQFATMDQVKEELIRSSQNKIKIIEKLTDNYERLKAKHVELIKYRGLYENLAKRDVCERFTLNDMAKKLAILSQRVESLKMEKNRLLNQHEQNELEILRLKGVLQQIRTTVQVAINAIEETKHPDSQRSQGPEGETPSDAIALRKLQRKDLLKELLEIVTSQTEDIADSISVASPSASKSSIYRPGRMGFMTRSTSTLMEIFKRDVHKLVSAEILASAYQSKKEEGKIIPKDRLSEAGSIIDVQMGSTLYVSDSHDEMDMAAQDAAAEPEDMGEEGSTSEYDEAPTATQGQGQRKSMLQRAPSIATSGELSMDRDSNSPAGDRATIGGGGGATTADAISRGSRISRMSRQKSLPQTDDEAFSINLFY, from the coding sequence ATgggtaaaaaagccaaaaaagaaaagaaacccAAAGATGATCCCAATAAATTAACCCAAGTGGATAGAACTTTTTATGAGCTGACCATAAcggatttaaatcaaaaattagcACGTCTGCGAAGTCATTTGGTGACATTGGATGAAAATAATGTCAATCTCAAGGACCAATTGAAAACCATAACCGAAGAACGTACAGACATTGCAGCCCATTTGGAGAAGGCATTGGCTGAACGCACTGATACCATAACCGAATTGGAAGAACGTTTGGTGGAAATAACGAAGGTGCGAAATAAAGAGAAGGCGGAAGCTGCCGAACAGATAAGAGAGTTGGAAGGAAAATATAAAGCCATGCATGACCAATTGACTTCAGAGATTAAGCTGCTCAATGGTAAACTGAATTCCTTGGATGAATTTCGTATCCAAAGAGATGTTCTAATGGCCAAATTCGATGACCAAGAGGCAGAGGCCAAAGAAAAGGAACGATTGCATCAGGAACTCATCTACAATATGGAACAAAAGGCTGTGGTGGAAAAGGATGCCCTGAAAAAGGAGGTTGAAGCCAAACTCCTTCAAGTCTCTGAAGACTTCACACGATCCAGTGAAATACGTAATGCTGGCTATACACGGCGTCTGATACGCGAAAATATTGCTTTGCAAAAAGAAATTGATTCGTTGGTCTTATCACAAATCCGTATGCAAGAGGAGCACAAGGAGAACTTGGCTAAACGCCAAGAAATGGCCGAACAATTTGCCACCATGGATCAAGTGAAAGAGGAGCTTATACGCAGTtcccaaaataaaatcaaaatcatcGAGAAACTTACCGATAACTATGAGCGCCTAAAGGCCAAACATGTGGAGCTCATCAAGTACAGGGGGCTCTATGAGAACCTAGCCAAACGTGATGTCTGTGAACGTTTCACCCTAAACGATATGGCCAAAAAGCTGGCAATTTTGAGTCAACGTGTTGAGAGtttgaaaatggaaaaaaatcgcCTTCTCAATCAGCATGAGCAAAATGAGCTGGAAATTCTGCGATTAAAGGGTGTCCTGCAACAGATTAGGACCACCGTCCAGGTGGCCATTAATGCCATTGAGGAGACTAAACACCCAGATTCTCAAAGATCTCAGGGCCCCGAAGGAGAGACTCCATCAGATGCCATAGCCTTAAGGAAACTCCAGCGGAAAGATCTATTAAAGGAGCTATTGGAAATTGTCACTAGCCAAACTGAAGACATTGCCGACAGCATCTCTGTGGCCTCGCCTAGTGCATCGAAATCGTCCATCTATCGTCCTGGACGTATGGGTTTTATGACCCGCTCCACATCCACTCTAATGGAAATATTCAAACGTGATGTCCATAAATTGGTCTCAGCTGAAATTCTAGCCTCGGCCTATCAGTCGAAAAAAGAGGAGGGTAAAATAATACCCAAAGATCGTCTAAGTGAAGCCGGGTCCATTATCGATGTACAAATGGGTTCCACTTTATATGTTTCCGATTCGCATGATGAAATGGATATGGCCGCCCAAGATGCAGCTGCTGAACCTGAGGATATGGGTGAAGAGGGCAGTACCAGTGAATATGATGAAGCCCCAACGGCAACACAAGGTCAAGGCCAACGGAAATCTATGCTACAACGTGCCCCATCGATTGCCACCTCTGGGGAATTATCCATGGATCGAGATTCAAATTCACCTGCAGGAGACAGGGCGACaattggtggtggtggtggtgcaaCAACGGCCGATGCTATATCGCGTGGTTCACGTATTTCTCGTATGTCACGGCAAAAGAGTTTGCCTCAAACCGATGATGAGGCCTTTTCGATAAAtttgttttactaa